A genomic segment from Perca flavescens isolate YP-PL-M2 chromosome 13, PFLA_1.0, whole genome shotgun sequence encodes:
- the gja2 gene encoding gap junction protein, alpha 2, which translates to MGDWNSLGKLLESAQEHSTVVGKVWLTVLFIFRILVLGSAAEKVWGDELSGFTCDTKQPGCQNVCYDKTFPISHIRFWVMQIIFVSTPTLIYLGHILHLVRMEEKEKQKEKDLDIQSEKHQQVLGTKAKKASVKDKQGHVRLKGALLRTYVLNIIFKTLFEVAFIVAQYFLYGFELKAMYTCDRWPCPNVVNCYISRPTEKTIFILFMLAVACISLLLNLVEMYHLGFTKCHQGLGYRRSRSAGVASEALTEAVMPYVPNYNYFAGHPAVPEPFPTGSKYSMAEPNSAYNSKVVYKQNRDNMAVERKGKAEGDDVKERKISSPVSELPIENQRRNSQSSKYSNNKSRLDDLKI; encoded by the coding sequence ATGGGGGACTGGAACTCATTGGGGAAGCTGCTGGAGAGTGCCCAGGAACACTCCACCGTTGTAGGCAAAGTCTGGCTGACAGTGCTGTTCATCTTCCGCATTCTTGTTCTGGGATCGGCCGCTGAGAAGGTGTGGGGCGACGAGTTGTCTGGCTTCACGTGCGACACCAAGCAGCCCGGTTGTCAGAACGTCTGCTATGACAAGACCTTCCCTATTTCCCACATCCGCTTCTGGGTGATGCAGATCATCTTTGTTTCCACGCCAACTCTCATTTATCTGGGCCACATCCTTCATCTGGTCCGCATGGAGGAAAAGGAGAAGCAAAAAGAGAAGGACCTTGACATCCAGAGTGAAAAACACCAGCAGGTACTTGGCACCAAAGCCAAAAAGGCCTCAGTTAAAGACAAGCAGGGCCACGTCCGTTTGAAAGGTGCACTGCTGCGAACCTATGTCCTCAACATAATTTTCAAGACCCTATTTGAAGTAGCCTTTATTGTAGCTCAGTACTTCCTGTATGGTTTTGAGCTCAAGGCGATGTACACCTGCGACCGCTGGCCTTGCCCTAATGTGGTTAACTGCTACATCTCTCGACCCACTGAGAAGACAATCTTCATCCTCTTCATGCTGGCCGTGGCCTGCATCTCCTTGCTGCTCAACCTAGTGGAAATGTACCATCTAGGTTTCACTAAGTGTCACCAGGGCCTTGGTTACAGACGATCACGATCTGCAGGCGTGGCCTCCGAGGCCCTAACTGAGGCGGTCATGCCCTATGTCCCAAACTATAACTACTTTGCTGGTCATCCTGCAGTGCCTGAACCTTTCCCCACAGGTTCAAAGTATAGCATGGCAGAGCCAAACTCTGCCTACAACAGCAAAGTGGTTTACAAGCAGAACAGAGACAATATGGCTGTGGAGAGAAAAGGTAAAGCAGAGGGAGATGATGTAAAGGAGAGGAAAATCTCCAGCCCTGTCTCTGAGTTGCCCATTGAAAATCAACGCAGAAACAGTCAGTCAAGCAAGTACAGCAATAACAAGAGCAGGCTGGATGACCTGAAGATCTAG